The genomic window CGACAGCAAGCTGTTACGGTTCATCCGTTTGGCAAAGTCGGTTGTGCTGGCGCACCGGCTGCAAACTGCCGGCACACCGGCAGCGCAGGCTGCGTTCAACCGGCTCTCCAACCTGGAAGCACGGTCGCTGCTGCCCAAAGCCGGTCCGTTTGCGACCACCGTTAAAACGTCGGCGGACGGCAACGGTGCAGAACAGACTGCCATGCTGCTCCGTGAGCTTCGAACGGCCACGCTGCGCTGCTGCGCAGAGTCCGGCGCGCACGGGCGCGGTGCATCGTGGTTCTAGGCGGTTGACGAAGGGAGTTTTGCGCACGAGCACCCACGGCGAGCGGGCCGTATCGGCGCCTAATGCGCGGCGACATATGCCAATGCATCTTCCGCGGTATAGTCGTCAGGCATCGCCGTCAGGAAACCCAGATCATCGCCCAGGGTTACCAGCGGCAGTTCGTCAATGCCACCGGGGCGCACCTGGCCCAGGCCCATCGTGGCCGTGAGACCATTGCATAAGCACGCTCGCCCCAGCGCATCTTCCTCGCGCCCGCCCTTCCGAATGAAGTGATCCAACGGCTCAGCGGGACAGCGGTAACCGACCTGCCCATCTGCGTTCCGATAGAGCGTCCGAAGCGCGCCGATGTCGCACAACTGCCGGCGCAGCGGCATCTCCAGATCGGTGATCGTACCTTCGAGCTCTGCGCATTTGAACGGATATCCCGTCGGAGATATCCGGCCGTCTGTGCGGATAACCAGCTCCCCGGCCCGTGCCTTCGCTATCACTCGCGCACGCAGAGTGGGATCCAAGCCCGAGTCCTGCGACAGTGCAAAGATCGTGCCAACCTGAACTCCGGCCGCGCCGAGGGCACGGGCCTCACTCAACTGGTCTGAAGTCGATCCGGCCAGCCAGAATGGTCGGCCCAGCGCAGCTATTTTGCTCAGATTCGGCCTGTCCTTGTCGCCGTATACAGGCTGGCCCGAGGCGTCAACCTCCTTGCCCCGCGGCGGCGCATTGTGACCACCCGCCGTCGGGCGTTCAACAACGAAGCCCTCTATAGATCCCTTCGCGCGATTCGCGAGAATGGTTGCCACGATGTCTGTCGATATGACTGCCAGGAAGCTGGCCCGGCTAAGTGACAGGTGGGTCAAACCAAATCGGGTCGGGTTGAACGACACGGAGTAGGCGTACTCCGGGGCAGCACCCTCCACGTGCAATCTGTACGCTGCAGGCTGATGCGCGGCCAGCAAGTCAAGAACCTCCGGAATCTGGATCGGCATTCCGGCTCCAACCAGAACATAGTCGACGCCCGCCAGCAGGGCGCCATAGAGCACCGGCATCTGCATCAACTGGATTTTTTCAAGCAGGTTTATGCCGACCACGCCGTCGTGCCCGGCTTTTGCCAGCCACACCTCCGCGAAACTGGCGAGAACCATAAGGTTCTCCAACCTCGGATCCAGCGTGGCTTGCTGCGAGTTTTGCGCCTTCTTCAGGTTCAGCATCGGCGCAGCGCGATATGGCCGACCGGTCCGGCCGCCAGGCTGATAATAACGCTCCAGCACTTCGCGGACGATCTCTTGATTCGGAAAGGCTGCAAAGGCGCGCCGCAGGTGACCATCGGTGTCGCCGTCCTGCAGCATGCGCGCAGCCAGCACCCAGATACCCGTCCCGGATACGACGCCAAGCTGTCCGGCTGCGCTCACCTTGCGAGCCAGGCGCCAGCCGGAGATGCCGATCCCCATCCCTCCCTGGATGATGGTCGGACGAGGTGCCATAGGTGCCTCTTTTCGCTACCGCCCCGGGCTGCACGTCTCGGCGCTGTTGACCCGTGCGGACGTCAATGCAACTGCATTGAGAATACCATCCCGGCCGGTCAATGCCCACACCACTCGAGCGTAATGCAGCTGCACGCCGCGTGAGCTTGGTCCGACGCCTACGGTGACGATCTGCAGATGGTTACCGAGCATGGGCGGCACACGCCGGTTATGGATCGGACCGCGTTGCCCGCGCCGGTGCCCTGCACAAATCCCGTATTCGGTTCCCGCCGGCGTGCGCTACTGCACCGAAGCGGCATAGGCCCCACTCAGGCGCGCTCGGTGAATTCGCCCCGCTGCTGAGACCGTGCCTCCCGCGTGATGAAGTGCAGCGCAATGAAGAAGCAGAGCGCAGCCGGCGCCAACTGAATTACAAAGTTGAGCAGCGGCAGCCAACCGAACGGCCAGTTGAACACGCGCAGCATCAGAAGGACGAATCCGGCTGCAGCGTACCGAAACATAAAGCGTGCGTTGCGTCCACGGCACCGATTCGAGGCTGCGTAGCAGATTCCGCCGGCAACCAACGGTCCGATGTGGTACAAAAGCCAGAACAGAATTAGCATGATCGTGCCTCTCTCCATGCCCGCCGCATCTCAGTACGGTAATCGCGCATGCACGGTGTCATTTTATCAGAAAAATGGTTCGATTCCAACGTCGGCGACCCCGTCCACCAACACGGCGCGAATCTGCGACAGGGTGCGGGGCGGCGTGCAACTTTCGAGAATCCTGTGCGTCTTACAAGGTTGGAACATAATCGGCAACGCTGTTCAAGACGGTGGCGTCGCCGTTCGGGGGTGCCCGCTGCTGCTGGTGCGATCAAATGTTGAGCGATTCTGAGCGACCCTACGAAGACGACGCCATTCTGCTCGCGCTCAACGCGTGGTTTGATGGCGAAGCGGAGCCCCAGGAGTGCGAGCGACTGCTCGGCCTGCTGGAGGCGAAACCGGACCTCGCTGACGCGTTGCGCGTGATGCGCGATACACGCGTCACGATGCTTGAGATCGGCGACATCGAACCGCCGCTGGGCCTTACCGAAAACATCATGGCGGCCGTTCGCGCAAGCGCGCCCGACCAGGTCGCACCGCAGGCCGCACGTAAGCGCGTCGCGCTTGCAGGCGCGCCCGTGGCTTGTGCAGCGGTGCTGCTTCTGGCCATGGTGCTCAGAACCGCCGCGCCCCGGAACGCCATCGAGGGTATGCTCGCCCGCTCGTCGTTGATTAGCGACGCCAATCACGCTCCAGCCGCCGCTGCCGCGGTTGCGCCTGGACGCGTCCGGCCGGTCTCCGGTCCTGTGCTCTTCCAGCCGGAAGCTGATCGCGTGGATGCTGCCTCCCAACTCGCCGCCAACGCGTTGGAAACGGCATCCCGGATTGCGCTGAACCTGGTTACGACGCCCTCGCCACGCACGGCCGCGGCTCGTCCAGACGCTGCACGCACGCAAGTTCGGCAGCACATACCGGGTGTTACGTGGCCGCCAGACATCAACATGATTCCGCCGCCCCCGGCCGTCAGTCTGGCCTCGTCGGAGTCCGATGCCTCTGCTGACTTCATGGCCAAAAGTGACGCCAATTCGTTTACGGAGGTCGCGCAAGAGCCGGTACCAGCCAAGGGAATTGAACACCCGGTACGAGCCGTCACCGTCGCTGCTACGCCACCACAAGCAGCGCGCCCTGCACCGGCTCCGCCAGTCGTCCACCGCGGACGCCTGATGCTATCTGAACTGCCGCCGGCATCGCACTTCAACGGGATGGACGTCAAGCAGCAGATTGCGGCAATGAACATGGGTTACAGCCGCGAAACACTGGAGAATATCAAACGCCACGTAGCAGCAATTTCCATCATCGATAGCTCGTTCTGACGATCCGGCGCCGCATTGCGCGGCGCTAAACACCATGCCGACTCGTAGCGCCCACAACTCGGTTCGTAATGTGTTGATGGCAGTCTGGCCGATCTCAATCGGTCTCTGCGCGCTTGCGTGTACGCGCGCGGCCGTTGCGCAGAACGAACTTGGAAGCTTCGGTTCGCCTGCAATGGTTACTCCGGCGCCAACCACCCAGGTGGATTCAGCCGCCGGCCCGGTGGGAATTGCCGCTCACGAAATCCTTGGTGGAAATGGTACGCGAGCAGGCTACAACCTCTCCCACGGAAACGTTCTCCCGCAATCGGTGGTCATGTTCGGGCCTTCCGGAGTAATGCAGCCGAACAGAGACTACTGGCTGGATGCGCCTTCCGGCTCCATTTTCTTCGCGAGCTCGCTTTCTAACGGTGATAACGTAACCGTCACATACCGGTACCTCGACGCCAAGGACGTGCCCAACTCCGGAACCCAAGCGCCCGGTATCCAGCTCAGCTTCGGTTCGGCCGCACACGTCGGCCTCTTCTATGGTTCGTCCAGCAATGCAGCCAGTGGGCTGAGCACCTCCACATACGGGCTGTCGTTGAACAACACGATTGGCGGTTCCCTGGCCGGCACCTGGTCGGGGCTGCTCTATTTTGCCAACAGTTCCCGCAGCAACAACCTGGCGCTCAACCTGAACGGCTCCGCGCCGGCCGCGCCCGTGACTGGGCCAACAAAGGCTGGTCTCGATCACCTCATCGTGCAGTCGTTGAACCTCAGCAAGGGAAGATGGCTGATCAAGGGCCTGTATCAGGATGTGGGAAGCCAGTTTGGCGGCTTCGAGGCACTTCGCGCCGCAAACGCTGGAAATGCAGCCGCCGTCCAGCAGCTAACGCAACTGCAGTCCGAGACCGGTATCAAGCGGACGGGCCTCACGCTTGGTTATTCCCTCGGCGCAAAGCCTGGCCTACAGGATGGTATCAGCCTCGGCTTCAACACGATCAACGACGGCAAGGGCTCCATTCTGCAGCAAACTGCGGCGCTGCAGACCGGCGCAATGCATCTGAACTACAACTCACAGCAGATTGGCGATCAATTCACCCGGTTCGCCGGCCTCAGCGATGCCAACAAAGCCGATTTACAGAAGGCGCACGGATTGTGGTCCCGCAGTCTCGGCATTGGCTTTACCCTCAACGGCGCCCACGCCAAAGGCAAGCCGCCCTCGGCGCCCGGCGCGCTGGATATGAACAGCCAGAGCTTTGGCGATAAAGATGGCAGCCTGCAGGAACAGTCGGTCAGTCTAAATCAACACGCGCTTCAGTTCAACTGGATGCATCGAAGCACCGACGCAGCGTTCAACAGGCTGGGCGATCTTAGCGATGCCCAAAAAGGCGCACTGGCGCTGGACGTGTTTCACGCCTACGATCCGCAGGCGATGCTTCAGCAGGTAACGCCCGGGGATCGCAATGCGATAGCGGCTGAGGCGGGCATGGCCCGCAACGCCCTTATGGCCGGATTGGCGCTGGGCAAGTCGGATGCTTTTTCGTTTTCCGACGTTTCATTGGCGACGGTGGCTAAAGGGACAACACCGGCTGCCGGTTTCGACCGGCAGCAAATCCGCTTCTCAAGTCCGCTGCTGAGCCTGGACCTCACCGGGCGGCGCGTGGATCCGCTCTTTACCGGAGCAGCGGCGCTCACAGATATCGACAAGCGGTACCTGGCTCTCGACATATTGCGCCAGTTCAATCCCGACGCACCGGCCGCGCAGGTCACGCCCGTCATGATGCAGCAGGCGGCCCAGCAGACGGGCTTCGAGCGATCGGCTATGAGCGCGGCCATGAATCTGGGATCCAACAAGAATCCGAGCTCGCTAACGGTCAACACGTTCCGCATCGCCGACATCTCGCAGCAGGCAGTCGCGCCGGGAACGGCCTCTACCTCGACCGGATCTCCGGCAATTCAGCGCTCCGCACTTGCGTTTACAAATCGGGCTCTATCGGTTAACTGGATGTCGCAGAGTATCAGCAACGCCTTTGACCGCATCGGGACGCTCACCGACGTTGAG from Armatimonadota bacterium includes these protein-coding regions:
- a CDS encoding nitronate monooxygenase → MAPRPTIIQGGMGIGISGWRLARKVSAAGQLGVVSGTGIWVLAARMLQDGDTDGHLRRAFAAFPNQEIVREVLERYYQPGGRTGRPYRAAPMLNLKKAQNSQQATLDPRLENLMVLASFAEVWLAKAGHDGVVGINLLEKIQLMQMPVLYGALLAGVDYVLVGAGMPIQIPEVLDLLAAHQPAAYRLHVEGAAPEYAYSVSFNPTRFGLTHLSLSRASFLAVISTDIVATILANRAKGSIEGFVVERPTAGGHNAPPRGKEVDASGQPVYGDKDRPNLSKIAALGRPFWLAGSTSDQLSEARALGAAGVQVGTIFALSQDSGLDPTLRARVIAKARAGELVIRTDGRISPTGYPFKCAELEGTITDLEMPLRRQLCDIGALRTLYRNADGQVGYRCPAEPLDHFIRKGGREEDALGRACLCNGLTATMGLGQVRPGGIDELPLVTLGDDLGFLTAMPDDYTAEDALAYVAAH